The DNA segment TGTGAATGATGTAGACAAAAAGGGTCTGTAATGttaaaagaagagagaagaatgcatttgaaatttgaaattttgggggaaggaagagaaaaaagcatttgtttaatttaaataacgGTAACATTGACATCTCGCTTTCGTCTcgtaataaataaatgaaaggaTAATAAATGACTCTTTTACTTtggaaaattaaataatttatatctcATGTCCCGCGTGGTTGATAATGCTAACAAATATGCTTTAGGTACCTGTAAATATGGGTAATTGTGAAAGGACCACTTACTATTTATTTCGTAGTTTTTCGTCCCTAACTCTTGTAAACGATTAAATAGTCCATTTAGGCATTTAGTGATTTTGAGGGAAATCGGCTAATTCCTACATCAACAAGGATCAACggtcccgatcagtacataaacatgttacctgtgcgaaaacatacatcaactagtacaaaatttaattttcatacatgaactTTCAAAATTTGGTTTTATCATACATTGACCTAATTTCCGTTAGTCAAACGTTGAGTTGTCGTTAACCGGTAATAGAAAACCGGCTAATTCCTACAACAACAGGGACCAATGATACATATCAATACATAAACACTTTACTTGTgcaaaaacatacatcaactaatacaaaattcaaattcaaTACATGAACTTTTGAAATCTGGTTTTAACATACGTTAAAGCTTGATATTTACCTAACTTCAACTAGTCAAATAATATCGAAGATAAATTGTCTGTCACGTATTGATTAAGTAAGGTTTTTAATGTATTATGTGGTAATTAAACTGTATTACGCGGTaattaaatgagaaaaataaatcatgtatgtcaaacgattttttttgtgtgtaatttattagttagtttttctctttaattttttcttcaACTTTTACGACAACAGAAAACACTAAcaccaaaaaaatgaaagaagacaaaattgaacaaagagaaaagagaatttCTTCGATAAGCTAAACATTTTCATTTCTCTCTGTCAATTACTACGTACTATGGTTTAATTATCacataatacaataaaaaacTTTACTTAATCAATACATGACATACCATTTATTTTCGGTATTATTTGACTAGTGGAAATTAggtaaatctattttattaaatttaattacaaaataaaactaacattattttcaacagatttattacattttttctttccttatttTCACTCAACTTAACTACTTTATTAATtgcatttttttcaaataatttgacagcatgtcttataaaaatataaaacagaaCTTACCTATTTTTAagtgttttattatatcttttacattttttttatacttcTTAACTACTTCATTAAGATATGGATATCAAGTATACGGTTGGGTATGGATTGGTTCTTTCggatatcaaatttttttaggttttgaaATTATGCTTTGTTCgggtattataaaattttgggtgAGATTCGAATAGGGTCTTTCAGATCCGGATGGCTTTGGTTTTTATGTATAGGCacataataattaacaaaaatttatatatttaggaaTGTcactaaacaatttataaaaaaattaacaacaaaTATCCGCACGGACGCGCATGTCAAGCTTTAGTGTATGTTAAAAACAGATTTCGAAAGTTCAtgtattgaatttaaattttgtattagttgatgtatgtttttgtACAGGTGAAGTGTTTATGTattgatctggaccattgatcaCTGTTGATGTAGGAATTAGCCGATTTTCTGTTACTGGTTAACGACAGCTCAACGTTTGACTAACGGAAATTAAGTCAATGTAtgataaaactaaattttgaaaGTTTGCGTATGAAAATTAAACTTTCTAgtagttgatgtatgttttcgCACAGATAACATGTttatgtactgatcgggaccGTTGGTCCTTGTTGATGTAGGAATTGGCCGATTTCCCGTGATTTTGATGTTAGAGTTCAACTGCTATTTGTTTGGGATCCATCTTAGTGGTATTGGTTCTTGTATTCTCATTATATAATAGGAGGATTGTTTTAAAACTATGTCACATCTGTTGACTGTTATAGAAAAATAGCATTTTCGAAATGGACGATTAGAAAACAATCTTGAAGTGGACAAAAAGACAATTAGTGGAAACATATGATATAACATCagtttaacattaaaaaaaaaacacatagtACGACATGGTGATTATAGAAATGAAGAATACAAAAGTTGGTAGTGTGGTTAGATCATAGACCTAGTCACTATAGACAAATCCAACCACTATGACAATGTTCATCTCAATATTAtaatttctttgtattttagttttaaacacTTATAAATCCACTAAATACAAATCTTTACACAAATTCTTATTAGTGAATAATATTGATTCTTAAATCTGTTATCGATTCttgattttaaaatgttttaaaatcaagaatcaataacaattgatttaaatattagatttcaaaatcataaaaccaataacacattcCAAATACAAGAACCAATAACATCAGCTTAACATGAACAATACATTCTCTTAATAATCTCCACTTATTTACTTTATTAACAAACGCAAAGAACAATAATAAGTGTAGCAGTGAGTGTTCTTTTATTACAGAAAATCACTTCAGTCGCCATTATGCCTCTTGTGCTTTGTGGAAATCAGGTTTACAAACGTTCAGAAAGCCTCTAAACGAGACCAATGATGCTTTATATGGTTTCTATTTCAGAGAGTTCTCGATATCAATCACAAACCGGTACTTGATGTCCTTCTTCACCACCCTTTCAATAGCTTCGTTTGCCTTCTGAATAGGAATCACCTCAATGTTGGGATAAATCTTATGAGCTGCACAGAAATCTATCATCTCCTGAGTCACCTTGGTACCTCCACTTACACTTCCCGCAAGCACTCTCATACCTGTGGTACCAATGATCTTTATGGTTTAAGCATCTTAAGGGTATGTATCTTGTGTAAGTGTATTACAAAGGGATGCGTACCGAGGTTGAGAGTGGCAGGTTGGATTTTAATCTCACTTGGGAAACCAACCAGGACATAAGTTCCAGCGATCTTCAAGAGTGACATGTAAGGATCAAACGCGTGATCACCAGACGCTGTGTCAATAACAAAGTCTAGAGACTTCGCTAGTGCCTGCCAAGTTAAACATCACGTAGCTACCAAGTTAGGTTTTGGTTCCATCCCTAGgaaaacctctctctctctctctctctatacgtACCTTCATCTGGTCATGATCAGAGGAGATAACGAAGTTGTTAGCTCCCAGCAGGTTCAAAGCCTCCTCTTTCTTGGAAACACTAGTGCTGAAAACCGTCACATGAAGTCCAAAAGCCTTGCCGAACTTAACCGCCATGTGGCCAAGCCCACCAAGCCCAACCACCCCAAGAGACTTACCAGGCTGGTTCATACTGTGACGCACCATGGGAGCATAAACAGTGACTCCAGCGCATAGCAACGGCGCAGCTGATTCCAAAGGATAGTCCACAGGTATCTTGTAGCAGTACCTATTGTATCAAACTCATCAGCCACTCACAtcacaacttttttttaaagaatatgaCTATAAAACCAACCTCTCGTGAACAACAATGTGGCTAGAGTAGCCTCCTTTAGTAACAGAGCCATCGTAATCAACGCCGTTGAAAGTGAAGACTTGCCCTTTCACACAGCTAACCTCTTGTCCTTCGTCACAGTAATCACACTCCCTGCAGGAGTTAACAAACGTGCCAACACCAACGTGGTCTCCGACTTTGAACCGTGTGACATTAGATCCAACCTTGTTCACTACTCCAGCAATCTCATGCCTTAAAAACAGaggaatatttaaataaaataaaaacattagaGAAGGTCAAAGGTGGAAGCTTTAAGAGATgggtttgttaaaaaaaacatacccAGGAACCAAAGGGTACTTAGAGTCTCCATGTTTGTTTTTTGTCCAGATGACGTCAGCGTAACAGACCCCACAGTGTGTGATTTTTAGTGAAACATCATCACTTGTTACAGATCTGGTCATGAATATGAACATGGTGTATCAAATCATTTGCATGAGATGAGGATTGGTGGATGGATAATGAGACGTACCTGCGAGTGAAGGTGTGAGGAGAGAGGAGACCAGATGGATCTCGTGCAGCCCAACTCAAGCACTCGTCTCCTCCGGAAGAACTCATCGGCGGTTTCGATTCTTCCATTACCTAATCAAGGATCGtcgtctttgtcttcttcttagCTGGCTTGCAGAATATGATCatggtttttaattaaattttataaagtttCTAATGGTCGTGATTCCcgtgatttattttttttaattgaggtgataattgtttatttaatttttggtttttgatttttggcttttaatttttggtttttagttttgcagtggattttatctttttaaaaaacttgaatagagatttagattttgatttttgttttcagagtaaaacaaaatattaaataaataaaatttattatgaaaACAATTACTACTATcaccataattttatattattgttttaatataaaacaacaaaaatgttataaaataaaaaaactactaGCTAGCCTACATGtataattacatttaattttatattgataGAAAAATGgataactaattaaaatttcaaaacaaactaaataaaatttaattatatttttataaaacatggtaagaatgaataaaatttatgcAATTCCAGGATTACAAACAAATCTCTGGCTCTTTACAACAACTTGTtgctcaaaaataaaaacaaaaagctctttaaaacaaaaagaaagccCATCAGGCCTAACAAAGCCCATTGTATCCCCAAGTTCTTTGTAATATTTGGTAACATAGCTTTGTAACTTGACAGAAACTAGTGTATTGTATTAACAGACTAGGGCCagcccgggctacgcccgggttttttgtttaaattataattttgattaCACTTTTAGtatgtttatttaaatatataaaatttagaatgtattataaaaatataagtagttatagataaatataaattaattttatgttattagTTGCTTTTGTCTTATGCAATTCAAAAATTTTagtatccaatttttttttgttattagaaACTATATATAAGGTGCAAAACAGAAAGAACAAAAATTGACTAAATTGTAGTTATGGTCTTTAATTAGTTGAATTGTAGAcatatttcaaataaataaaaaatttaaaactatttataacgTTGTATTtagttagagcatctccaatgtagtaccccattttttactccaaaatggtgcaacaacaaaatggagtaaggttttactccaatgtattactccattttctactccaaaaataatatttcttaaataatttcatttttattttattaataattgcaaataaaatcttatacttataaGAATTTACCAATTAACcccaattattttatgtttacgataataattaaaatataaatcatttgaattaaatatttattattaaaaagtacaagaaatcattaaaaaagacaacatatatataggttCAACAATGagcattagaatatttttcccacaaatgatcaactaatgcatttcgtaatgaaaaatgagcttctttatttttgataaatgagcttctttatttttgatattcctaaattgagcaagaaaattttgaaatcggacattttcatcttctgcaaTTTCGATATCTGGATAAATACCATCCGCTAAATAGTAACCCATATAATATTCTTTGTCTTGAATAAAATAATGAGCAGGAGGAGCAATACCTTGAGCAAGATTggaaaaaagataagaagagtccAACACGTTGATATCGTTATTAGTGCCTGGCATTCCGAAATATGCATaccatatccaaagatcataaTCTGCGACAGCTTCAAGAATTATAGTTGGTGATCCACTACGACCCGCATATTGTTCCGCCCAACCGGtaggacaattcttccacttcCAGTGCATGCAATCTAAACTGCCAAGCATTCCAGGAAATCCTCGTTTTTCACCAATATAAAGAAGTCTgacaaatacaaataatatcaAAGCGAAATGCTGAATCACAAGATCAACAAGCTCTTTCTCAGACTTCTCCGTTTGGGCAATATTTCACCGACCTTAGCGGATCCGGAACGGATTTTCCAGattattaaattacttattttatgttatttttatttttattttaattatttatgttttctgttattttatgcatttatttaaaattattaaataatcttttgtggaatatactattttcatgttattgtatcattttaaatattatttaagtaaaaaatagaaatattaaagatttaaaggaccattttataaataaaaaaagtccaACTCCTAAATGGAGTAATGAGTaagattactccataaatggagtaaccctAGCCATTACTCTattttcaactccaaaatggagtggggttggagaagattttactccataatgatgtttggagttgaaaatggagtagggttggagatgcccttagtCTCTAAGTAATTTAGGGTTCAATCAGTAATGAGACTATTGAGGCTTTGTGGTTATGTAAAACTAtgaaagccaaaaaaaaattccaatcaATTCTTTGAAATCTTAGAAATCTAGAAGCCCATTTCTAGAAGAAGTTATTTTTTGTTCACCTTTTTctacaacaattttttttaaagattttaaagcctttttcttcatttttttttaaaaacatgggtaactaattttgttttgtcttttgtcCATTttttaccacaaaaaaaaaatgattggtaaattaattattattaattagttaggttttTAACATGAGGAAAAAGTCATAACCTACTATTATTAAACATTAATTTGTTAAAGCCTAAAAACTATTGTATATggtaattaaaaacatttaagaatgattaaattatttttcttaataaataaataaaatatatttgttgataagttttaacttatttattttttaaactattccACACATTTTATAGACTtgtataaataacaaaatagatAGAAAGAAGTAGATAATACATTTTGGGAAtgaatcataaatatatatttataaaagtcaTAACTTCTAAAACTTTTGATGCCAAAATATCCACAACCACAAAAAAAAGCCAAAAGCATAAAGCGAAAGTCATTACCAATCAGATCTTTGATGGACTCTACCCCTTAAATTTACAACcctatatatttttatgcttttattttcttaaatcaattgcttaaaaattgtaatattttctatatcaaAAACCTTACAACTACGTCACCAAAAATTACAGACTGAGTTTTTACTACAAAATTTCTGCATTTATAACGCAATTAATAGGACTCattatctaaatattatttatcttattttcacATTTGTATGAAAATTTgccttttcaaaattttgttccaCTTCGTCCAAAGTCTGTTTTGATAAATGCaccgtttatatatatatctatcgATTTTGAAGATTTATCTTAATCGTATTTTTATCTTAACATTTTCTGTTGGTTAAAAAAATATCACCAAAGTGTAACAAATTTTGTAttgtggtttttatttatattgtagttGTTACGTCAAACAACGATATTGCACTAAATCAGAATATGTAACTGATGTTTTTTCTCATAGAATAAAATGATAAGGACAACTGAGATAAGCTATTTAAATATGTCTAGATCATGTTTTCACTTTATTAGTTGTTTTCATTATTTGAAAgtgtttaattatatattatatattttatgtaatttaataTTCTTGACCATCCTAAGccctttcttaaaaaaaattctttaccatcgtttttaattaaaaatgattcaAATTCAATCTCGTTACTGACTATTAATTTTGCATCATATTGCTAAAAGTAAAAACGATAATCGATCATAAGATGGCCAAATAGCCAAATCTCATTGGATAAACATAATTTGACATAAGAGAGTTTCAACGTTAACTTAAAAATTTGCAACATACACTGACACAAATCTATAAGAAGCAAGGATAGTGAAGAATCTATCACTATACGCATCAGCAAAAGAGCAGAGAAGAGAGGCAACATAGAAACGAAACCAGCCCAAGTGTTTACTGTATTGCTGCTCATGAATTACTCATCTTCACTACATTTGTTAGATATGTTACTTAGTTTGATGGAACTCCTTTAAACGCATATCTCTCCATTCCCGCAATCACTatacacaaaaacatcatataCAAAAAAGAATATTGATTATTAATTTCACTGAAGTCTGAATCTTTGAAAGAGACAAAATAAGAGAGGAGATGAGTGATTAGCATATGAGAAGGGCACATGACTTTCCGAGTTCTCTGAAAGTTACGTTTCAGAGGAGACCAACATATATTCTTATGGAGGCTGGGTTAGCACATGAAATTTAAAGAGTTAATCGTTCTAGTGTTTCTTAGAGGAATCAAATGAATAAATGTTTTCCTAGGACAGCGAGACGTAACAAAATGAAACAGAACCTCGGGGTCGGATTTCACCTTCTTTTCCATGACGCAGCCTCCAATCGTTATCTTCCCAGCAACACCTCCTCCTTCTTCTACCCCCATGACGCGACTCTTTTCCCGTTTCGTTCTATGTTTCTACAAAACGACGTTCTTTCAGTCCCTCGAATTAGGAATTTACAAACACGCAATGAGAATTTCAATCCCTGAATCATGGTCGCGACTAAAGATAGGAAATAGTTTTGAacatgagagagagaaaaagtcgAAGAGACTTACTTGGGGAAAACGATGATAGCAAACGATGTTTAagaa comes from the Brassica napus cultivar Da-Ae chromosome A7, Da-Ae, whole genome shotgun sequence genome and includes:
- the LOC111213950 gene encoding probable cinnamyl alcohol dehydrogenase 1; translated protein: MEESKPPMSSSGGDECLSWAARDPSGLLSPHTFTRRSVTSDDVSLKITHCGVCYADVIWTKNKHGDSKYPLVPGHEIAGVVNKVGSNVTRFKVGDHVGVGTFVNSCRECDYCDEGQEVSCVKGQVFTFNGVDYDGSVTKGGYSSHIVVHERYCYKIPVDYPLESAAPLLCAGVTVYAPMVRHSMNQPGKSLGVVGLGGLGHMAVKFGKAFGLHVTVFSTSVSKKEEALNLLGANNFVISSDHDQMKALAKSLDFVIDTASGDHAFDPYMSLLKIAGTYVLVGFPSEIKIQPATLNLGMRVLAGSVSGGTKVTQEMIDFCAAHKIYPNIEVIPIQKANEAIERVVKKDIKYRFVIDIENSLK